In Streptomyces sp. NBC_00704, a genomic segment contains:
- a CDS encoding amidohydrolase family protein produces MTEQGSGASEDISGESPGLSRRSLLHRSGAVGLGALWLGGEAGPLGAGGVAYADDAAGRAAGDGLVRVDTHESANLCVALSPDGTTLAMDALNAIWLLPLAGGTARRLTDDVLDATQPHWAPDGRSLVFQSFRDGTYDLWRIGVDGSGARRLTSGDGYDQEPKVSPDGRSVAFASDRDNAGRIEVLDLATGARRAITRQDRDLAMPTWSPDGREVAYVAEYGSIEAVDLGTGAARTLLTGPADAALYAPSFAPDGRRLAYVRVTGARAELMVDDRVVSEDEDVFPLAPVWLSAGELLYTADGRICRRRLDGGGGRAEVPFTATVEVRRVDHDKRRGPDLTGDGPQDVLGIADPALSPDGRKVAFRALNALWLRTGAERPVRIVSDGYSNSSPDWSPDGRSLVYVSDRAGTANLWRHEVASGVSERLTDLPNAQLSPRWSPDGSRIAYQDESGATWVLTLADGSVTQVVPALYQPGPPAWSPNGRILALAAAAPYSRRSVNGVNQILTVDLTTHELRYQAVAPGRSVSTRSGDGPLWTPDGTHLVVGIESQAWKVPVDAAGTITGEPVLIAGDVADSLSVGTRCGALLYLSLGRLRMVGLDGGSPRTLPTRLTWTRRPAPAGRTVVRAGAVWDGTSGSLRHDVDVVLRGDRIEEIVRRGGARGERIVDASGLTVMPGLIDTHNHWHWRGPQWGDRQGRAWLAYGVTTSRSPGDPAYQMVETREALAAGTKVGPRYFGSGEGLEGTRGRHRVMRPVFSRDQLDRDLRRALALRYDLLKSYIRLPVEYQREVVARGHAAGIPVTSHYLYPAAREGLDGMEHTGGGNRLGYSRTLSFAAGRTFQDSVDLLAASGMWISTTTLFASELFVEDRSLVEDERTRVLYPDWEYARLVRKADDAASDSADTRLNHAWTVGDCDMLLRVHRAGGLVVAGTDSALDDIGISLHQNLRILVKYGFTPREALQTATGNAARALGLGDRLGRVAPGRLADLVGVAGDPLTDIRAAAAVRTVMVGGHPHEVPELLAPFRPAAAAARGAAPGGAVRNTVRAAAPSARDDAAYYWHEAEWRHLGCCRSR; encoded by the coding sequence GTGACGGAACAGGGGTCCGGAGCATCCGAGGACATTTCCGGGGAAAGTCCGGGGCTTTCCCGGCGTTCCCTGCTGCACCGTTCGGGCGCCGTCGGGCTGGGGGCGCTCTGGCTCGGCGGCGAGGCGGGACCGCTCGGCGCGGGCGGCGTGGCGTACGCCGACGACGCGGCCGGCAGGGCGGCCGGCGACGGCCTCGTCCGCGTCGACACCCATGAGAGCGCCAATCTGTGCGTCGCGCTGTCGCCGGACGGCACGACGCTCGCGATGGACGCGCTCAACGCGATCTGGCTGTTACCGCTCGCGGGCGGCACGGCCCGCCGGCTCACCGACGACGTGCTGGACGCGACGCAGCCGCACTGGGCGCCCGACGGGCGCAGCCTGGTGTTCCAGTCGTTCCGCGACGGGACGTACGACCTGTGGCGCATCGGCGTCGACGGGTCCGGGGCGCGCCGGCTGACCAGCGGCGACGGGTACGACCAGGAGCCCAAGGTCTCGCCGGACGGCCGTTCGGTCGCGTTCGCCTCGGACCGGGACAACGCCGGGCGGATCGAGGTCCTCGACCTCGCGACGGGCGCGCGCCGCGCGATCACCCGGCAGGACCGCGACCTCGCCATGCCGACGTGGTCCCCGGACGGGCGGGAGGTGGCCTACGTCGCCGAGTACGGCTCGATCGAGGCCGTCGACCTCGGGACGGGAGCGGCGCGGACCCTGCTCACCGGCCCCGCGGACGCCGCCCTGTACGCGCCGTCGTTCGCCCCCGACGGCCGCCGGTTGGCGTACGTCCGGGTCACCGGCGCGCGCGCCGAACTCATGGTGGACGACCGGGTCGTCTCCGAGGACGAGGACGTCTTCCCGCTGGCGCCGGTCTGGCTGTCGGCCGGCGAGCTGCTCTACACGGCCGACGGCCGGATATGCCGGCGCAGGCTCGACGGCGGCGGCGGGCGCGCCGAGGTCCCGTTCACCGCCACGGTCGAGGTGCGGCGGGTGGACCACGACAAGCGCAGGGGACCGGACCTGACCGGCGACGGCCCCCAGGACGTCCTGGGCATCGCCGACCCCGCGCTCTCCCCCGACGGCCGCAAGGTCGCCTTCCGGGCGCTGAACGCGCTGTGGCTGCGTACCGGCGCCGAGCGGCCCGTCAGGATCGTCTCGGACGGCTACTCCAACTCCTCCCCCGACTGGTCGCCCGACGGCCGCTCCCTCGTCTACGTCAGCGACCGGGCCGGCACCGCCAACCTGTGGCGCCACGAGGTCGCCTCGGGCGTCTCCGAGCGGCTCACCGACCTGCCGAACGCCCAGCTCTCGCCCCGCTGGTCCCCGGACGGCTCCCGGATCGCCTACCAGGACGAGAGCGGCGCCACCTGGGTGCTGACCCTGGCCGACGGCTCGGTCACCCAGGTCGTCCCCGCCCTGTACCAGCCGGGTCCGCCCGCCTGGTCGCCGAACGGCAGGATCCTCGCCCTGGCCGCGGCCGCCCCCTACTCGCGGCGCAGCGTCAACGGCGTGAACCAGATCCTCACCGTCGACCTGACCACGCACGAACTGCGCTACCAGGCCGTGGCGCCCGGGCGTTCGGTCTCCACCCGCAGCGGCGACGGCCCGCTGTGGACGCCCGACGGCACGCATCTCGTCGTCGGCATCGAGAGCCAGGCGTGGAAGGTCCCGGTCGACGCGGCGGGGACGATCACCGGCGAGCCCGTGCTGATCGCCGGCGACGTCGCCGACTCGCTCTCCGTGGGGACGCGCTGCGGCGCGCTGCTCTACCTCTCGCTGGGCCGGCTGCGCATGGTCGGCCTCGACGGCGGCTCGCCGCGCACCCTGCCGACCCGGCTGACCTGGACCCGCCGGCCCGCCCCCGCCGGACGGACCGTGGTGCGCGCGGGAGCGGTGTGGGACGGCACGTCCGGCTCGCTGCGCCACGACGTGGACGTCGTGCTGCGCGGCGACCGCATCGAGGAGATCGTGCGCCGGGGAGGCGCGCGCGGCGAACGGATCGTCGACGCCTCCGGCCTCACCGTCATGCCGGGGCTGATCGACACCCACAACCACTGGCACTGGCGCGGCCCGCAGTGGGGGGACCGGCAGGGCCGGGCCTGGCTCGCGTACGGCGTCACCACCAGCCGCAGCCCCGGCGATCCCGCCTACCAGATGGTCGAGACGCGCGAGGCCCTGGCGGCCGGGACCAAGGTCGGGCCGCGCTACTTCGGGTCCGGCGAGGGTCTGGAGGGGACCCGCGGACGTCACCGCGTGATGCGGCCGGTCTTCTCCCGCGACCAGCTGGACCGGGACCTGCGGCGCGCCCTCGCGCTGCGCTACGACCTGCTGAAGTCGTACATCCGGCTGCCGGTGGAGTACCAGCGGGAGGTGGTGGCGCGCGGGCACGCGGCAGGCATCCCGGTGACCTCGCACTACCTCTACCCGGCGGCCCGCGAGGGCCTGGACGGCATGGAGCACACCGGGGGCGGCAACCGCCTCGGCTACTCGCGGACGCTGAGCTTCGCCGCCGGGCGGACCTTCCAGGACTCGGTGGACCTGCTGGCGGCGAGCGGCATGTGGATCTCCACGACGACGCTGTTCGCGAGCGAGCTGTTCGTGGAGGACCGCTCCCTGGTCGAGGACGAGCGGACCCGGGTGCTCTACCCCGACTGGGAGTACGCCCGGCTGGTGCGCAAGGCGGACGACGCGGCGTCGGACAGCGCGGACACCCGGCTCAACCACGCCTGGACCGTCGGGGACTGCGACATGCTGCTGCGGGTGCACCGGGCCGGCGGGCTGGTCGTCGCCGGCACGGACTCGGCCCTGGACGACATCGGCATCAGCCTCCACCAGAACCTGCGGATCCTGGTGAAGTACGGGTTCACCCCGCGTGAGGCGCTCCAGACGGCCACCGGCAACGCCGCCCGGGCGCTCGGCCTGGGCGACCGGCTGGGCCGGGTGGCGCCGGGCCGTCTGGCCGACCTGGTGGGCGTCGCGGGCGACCCGCTCACCGACATCCGCGCGGCGGCGGCGGTGCGCACGGTCATGGTGGGCGGTCACCCGCACGAGGTGCCCGAGCTGCTCGCGCCGTTCCGGCCGGCCGCGGCCGCCGCCCGTGGCGCCGCACCGGGCGGCGCCGTGCGCAACACGGTCCGGGCGGCGGCGCCCAGCGCCCGCGACGACGCCGCGTACTACTGGCACGAGGCGGAGTGGCGGCACCTGGGCTGCTGCCGCTCCCGCTGA
- the mads2 gene encoding methylation-associated defense system DNA methyltransferase MAD2, with protein sequence MPERPGGKGGSKEGSDQAGPPRRLGDDETIDYISNKDVVKLTEAEVVRQRIAKVLVHQYGINPDDMVRDYGLQVPNAETGRTSRRRASIAIFEHGKPKSLQTLKRIVVTKARPKGSRTVTKIRTYAQADAQLAELRELMLAAGPSCTLGMWTDDKDLYFVERKDTRFEPEFHPLPNWPSGDAEEFDATRDASSLAEMRHADEYMLRFAFRRCHNFIHGNEGLPKDAAFWQFLYVLFAKIHDERLVRENGRTPRFRVGIEDLDPEGHTGSPAVAARIKELFEEVRKFYADQLLFDHRDELTLSSAALTFITGELAPFNLYATPIDAKGVAYQELVGDNLRGDRGQYFTPTGAVRLMVDILDPKEHETVFDPCCGTGGFLRETLNHLLDQWKPKNGTFTSQQYAQILPPLRRKLADYARGHIFGADFDPFLRRATAMSVMMLTDVAGNAFQMDSIAFPDGHLPGNEEARKVPEIQLGNVDVLMTNPPFGADIPFSEAAVLGKYRARARKWGVAWSYSREKDGTLKPSTVPASAVAPEQLFVQRAIEWVKPGGRIGIVLPNGILSNPGPSDEAARRLILQECWVMASIELPVETFIVEANVNILTTLLFLRRKTEQEKQEEGMYGAADYPVFMAVAEKVGVDRRGNPVLVRSPEGDVITEEYEETEVLRIGQREVLRTFKRQRPIVDNDLPKIAEEYHEFVKRHAHEFPWKART encoded by the coding sequence ATGCCGGAAAGGCCGGGGGGCAAGGGCGGGTCCAAAGAGGGCTCCGATCAGGCCGGCCCCCCACGCAGGCTCGGCGACGACGAGACGATCGACTACATCAGCAACAAGGATGTCGTCAAACTGACCGAGGCCGAGGTCGTCCGTCAGCGCATCGCCAAGGTGCTCGTCCACCAGTACGGCATCAACCCCGACGACATGGTTCGCGACTACGGGCTACAGGTCCCCAACGCCGAGACGGGGCGGACGAGCCGCAGGCGCGCCAGTATCGCGATCTTCGAGCACGGCAAGCCGAAGAGCCTGCAAACCCTGAAGCGCATCGTCGTGACCAAGGCCCGCCCCAAGGGCAGCCGTACCGTCACCAAGATCCGCACCTACGCCCAGGCGGACGCTCAGCTGGCGGAGCTTCGCGAACTGATGCTCGCCGCCGGGCCGTCGTGCACGCTCGGTATGTGGACCGATGACAAGGACCTGTACTTCGTCGAGCGCAAGGACACCCGCTTCGAGCCGGAGTTCCACCCGCTGCCGAACTGGCCGAGCGGCGACGCCGAGGAGTTCGACGCCACGCGGGACGCCTCCTCACTGGCGGAGATGCGCCATGCCGACGAGTACATGCTCCGCTTCGCCTTCCGGCGCTGCCACAACTTCATCCACGGCAATGAGGGCCTGCCCAAGGACGCCGCCTTCTGGCAGTTCCTGTATGTGCTGTTCGCCAAGATCCATGACGAGCGGCTGGTCCGGGAGAACGGCCGGACGCCGCGCTTCCGAGTGGGTATCGAAGACCTGGATCCCGAGGGACACACGGGCAGCCCCGCGGTCGCCGCACGCATAAAGGAACTGTTCGAAGAGGTCAGGAAGTTCTACGCGGACCAGCTCCTGTTCGATCACCGCGACGAGCTGACCCTGTCGTCCGCGGCCCTCACCTTCATCACCGGCGAGCTGGCTCCCTTCAACCTGTATGCCACACCGATCGACGCGAAGGGCGTGGCGTACCAGGAACTCGTGGGTGACAACCTGCGCGGTGACCGCGGGCAGTACTTCACCCCCACCGGCGCCGTGCGACTGATGGTGGACATCCTCGACCCCAAGGAGCACGAGACCGTCTTCGACCCCTGCTGCGGCACGGGCGGTTTCCTCCGCGAGACCCTGAACCACCTGCTGGACCAGTGGAAGCCCAAGAACGGTACCTTCACCAGTCAGCAGTACGCACAGATCCTGCCCCCGTTGCGCAGGAAGCTGGCGGACTACGCGCGCGGGCACATCTTCGGCGCCGACTTCGACCCGTTCCTGCGCCGGGCCACCGCGATGAGCGTCATGATGCTCACGGACGTCGCCGGCAACGCCTTCCAGATGGACTCGATCGCCTTCCCCGACGGCCATCTGCCGGGCAACGAGGAAGCGCGGAAGGTCCCGGAGATCCAGCTGGGCAATGTGGATGTCCTGATGACGAACCCGCCGTTCGGCGCCGATATCCCCTTCTCCGAGGCCGCCGTCCTGGGCAAGTACCGTGCGCGTGCCCGTAAGTGGGGCGTCGCCTGGTCCTATTCCCGGGAGAAGGACGGCACGCTGAAGCCGTCGACCGTTCCCGCCTCGGCCGTCGCCCCGGAACAGCTCTTCGTCCAGCGTGCCATCGAGTGGGTCAAGCCCGGCGGCCGTATCGGCATCGTCCTGCCCAACGGCATCCTGTCCAACCCGGGCCCGTCGGACGAGGCCGCACGCAGGCTCATCCTTCAGGAGTGCTGGGTCATGGCCAGCATCGAGCTGCCGGTGGAGACCTTCATCGTCGAGGCCAACGTCAACATCCTCACCACGCTGCTCTTCCTGCGCCGCAAGACCGAGCAGGAGAAGCAGGAAGAGGGCATGTACGGCGCGGCCGACTACCCGGTGTTCATGGCGGTCGCCGAGAAGGTGGGAGTCGACCGCCGGGGGAACCCGGTCCTGGTCCGCTCTCCCGAAGGGGACGTGATCACCGAGGAGTACGAGGAGACGGAGGTTCTGCGCATCGGGCAGCGCGAGGTGTTGCGCACCTTCAAGCGTCAGCGCCCCATCGTCGACAACGACCTTCCCAAGATCGCGGAGGAGTACCACGAGTTCGTGAAGCGGCACGCGCACGAGTTCCCCTGGAAGGCCCGTACGTGA
- the mads3 gene encoding methylation-associated defense system AAA family ATPase MAD3 translates to MITRIEAYNYRCFENLAIDLSRFHVLAGANGSGKSTLLDIPVLLRDLLTVRQIADAFLAPSPSTGRPPRALSLAESAHRGQGGGFGFAVEAILPGEIADAIAESSRDPRFPVPTHLRYELHLAPVDSGLGMEIAGEYLVLFHEENPVRPVPRQKMFDDPDETVVIPGSGRRPRRVEYPWQESWRPVFARTGGTVVRFTDETGRAPQLSLQSQHSSLALANVPFDDTQFPAALWFQNLLRDGAVLYDPEWSALRQAAPPAGREPALDTQGRNTPWLALQLSREDPELYGAWVDLVQLALPQVEQVEVVEREEDRHAYFRVTYSGGYQVTSSGLSDGTLRVLALTLLPYLPRTPALLLTEEPENGIYPQAIEIVMQALRNVRGSQVLVATQSPLVLANVGLADVLATRMDPATGAVTVVRGDQHPRMADWRAGLDDLDLGTLFATGVFE, encoded by the coding sequence GTGATCACTCGCATCGAGGCCTACAACTACCGCTGCTTCGAGAATCTCGCCATCGATCTGTCCCGCTTCCATGTCCTCGCCGGGGCCAACGGCTCGGGCAAGAGCACCCTGTTGGACATCCCCGTCCTGCTCCGTGACCTGCTCACCGTCCGGCAGATCGCGGACGCCTTCCTGGCCCCCTCTCCGTCCACCGGCCGGCCGCCGCGCGCGCTGTCCCTCGCCGAGTCGGCGCACCGGGGCCAGGGAGGCGGCTTCGGCTTCGCCGTCGAGGCCATCCTCCCGGGGGAGATCGCCGACGCGATCGCCGAATCCTCACGCGACCCGCGGTTCCCGGTTCCCACGCACCTGCGGTACGAACTCCATCTCGCGCCGGTGGACAGCGGTCTGGGCATGGAGATCGCGGGTGAGTATCTGGTGCTCTTCCACGAGGAGAACCCCGTACGCCCCGTACCGCGTCAGAAAATGTTCGACGACCCCGACGAAACCGTGGTCATCCCGGGCAGCGGCCGTCGCCCGCGCCGGGTCGAATACCCCTGGCAGGAATCCTGGCGCCCGGTGTTCGCCCGCACCGGCGGCACGGTGGTCCGCTTCACCGACGAGACCGGCCGCGCGCCCCAGCTCTCCCTCCAGAGCCAGCACAGCAGCCTGGCCCTGGCCAACGTTCCCTTCGACGACACCCAGTTCCCGGCCGCGCTGTGGTTCCAAAACCTTCTCCGGGACGGCGCCGTCCTCTACGACCCCGAGTGGTCCGCTCTCCGTCAGGCCGCCCCGCCCGCCGGCCGAGAACCGGCACTCGACACCCAGGGCCGCAACACCCCCTGGCTCGCGCTCCAGCTCAGCCGCGAGGACCCTGAGTTGTACGGCGCCTGGGTCGATCTCGTCCAGCTCGCCCTGCCCCAGGTGGAGCAGGTGGAGGTCGTCGAGCGGGAGGAGGACCGCCACGCCTACTTCCGTGTGACCTACTCCGGCGGCTACCAGGTCACCTCCTCCGGCCTCTCCGACGGCACCCTGCGCGTACTGGCGCTCACCCTGCTCCCGTACCTGCCCCGCACCCCTGCCCTGCTGCTGACCGAGGAACCGGAGAACGGCATCTATCCGCAGGCCATCGAGATCGTCATGCAGGCCCTGCGGAACGTACGCGGCAGCCAGGTACTCGTGGCCACCCAGTCACCCCTGGTGCTGGCCAACGTCGGCCTCGCGGACGTACTCGCCACCCGCATGGATCCGGCCACCGGCGCGGTCACCGTCGTACGCGGCGACCAGCACCCCCGGATGGCCGACTGGCGGGCCGGACTCGACGATCTCGACCTCGGCACCCTCTTCGCCACGGGGGTGTTCGAGTGA
- the mads4 gene encoding methylation-associated defense system protein MAD4 translates to MPRQAAPVAEETKRELVFLVADKGMEAMIGAFFGRPDFPHKLRCADFDFNPKTDIVRAGGHDPGLVKKEAGLILNRRRHEFRRAIVVVDHAYDNPLAPDKIRERISAQLDGTWEQFAVIVIEPELENWFWVDYPDLVKKVLLWTAKGGDRTPREVLAEAGLWQAGADKPLDPKKAVEYLYENGYSRDMLNGIFKRLALALPSVRGCTDESFRLLTATLAEWFPATDGRAVTTHASADASTYAVDNTEQTEHTQ, encoded by the coding sequence GTGCCCCGGCAGGCCGCCCCGGTTGCCGAGGAGACCAAGCGGGAACTGGTGTTCCTGGTCGCGGACAAGGGCATGGAGGCCATGATCGGCGCCTTCTTCGGACGACCGGACTTCCCTCACAAGCTCCGCTGCGCCGACTTCGACTTCAACCCCAAGACCGACATCGTGCGCGCCGGCGGCCACGATCCCGGACTGGTGAAGAAGGAAGCCGGGCTGATCCTCAACCGGCGCAGGCACGAGTTCCGCCGCGCGATCGTCGTCGTGGACCACGCCTACGACAACCCCCTCGCCCCGGACAAGATCCGCGAGCGGATCTCCGCCCAACTCGACGGCACTTGGGAGCAGTTCGCCGTCATTGTCATCGAGCCGGAGCTGGAGAACTGGTTCTGGGTGGACTACCCCGACCTGGTCAAGAAGGTCCTGCTGTGGACGGCGAAGGGCGGCGACCGCACCCCCAGGGAAGTACTGGCGGAGGCGGGCCTGTGGCAGGCCGGAGCCGACAAGCCGCTCGACCCGAAGAAGGCGGTGGAGTACCTGTACGAGAACGGGTACAGCCGTGACATGCTCAACGGCATCTTCAAGCGGCTGGCCCTGGCGCTGCCGTCGGTGCGGGGGTGCACGGACGAGTCGTTCCGGCTGCTGACGGCCACGCTCGCCGAGTGGTTCCCGGCCACGGACGGACGAGCCGTGACGACTCACGCATCGGCTGACGCATCGACTTACGCGGTGGACAACACGGAACAGACGGAGCACACGCAGTGA
- the mads5 gene encoding methylation-associated defense system restriction endonuclease subunit S MAD5: MKIASHDNPVKIGWLAEQGLRLDAAPYLSGAFAARQLLKRLPVDKDPLAELTKGHNGGVFNGPKFSRVYVNDPEIGVPFLGSTDMMEADLTHLPLLSHEVANKFPYLDIQPGMTLISCSGTIGRMSYVRTDMRGIWSSQHVMKVQPNPDRVPSGYLNTFLRSRFGIPMITSQAYGAIIQHIEPHHITSLPVPRFAPEVEQSIHELVEEAARLRVEFQAGLEAATTDLFTRAGLEELLDLRWHEQPRDLGFAQRGITSTTLRALNYQPRAGRILRKLRDADHVLLRDICAGGQLSRGLRFTRVDGAVGPQHSYKLVGQRQAFWMRPEGRWISKAKTSPAVLARDETILIASQGTLGENEVFARPVFATGSWLRHAFSEHFLRIRPGGSEISGAYLFAFFRSEAIFRTLRSMSTGGKQQDIHTGLCGDIAVPVLTATDREHIEQTIRTAYRKRDEADVYEDWALALLEQAVLEHSTTA; this comes from the coding sequence GTGAAGATCGCGTCCCACGACAACCCGGTAAAGATCGGCTGGCTCGCGGAACAGGGGCTGCGGCTGGACGCGGCGCCTTATCTGTCGGGGGCGTTCGCCGCTAGGCAGTTGCTGAAGCGGCTGCCCGTGGACAAGGACCCCTTGGCGGAACTGACCAAGGGGCACAACGGGGGGGTTTTCAACGGCCCGAAGTTCAGCCGCGTGTATGTCAACGATCCCGAGATCGGCGTTCCGTTCCTCGGTAGCACCGACATGATGGAGGCCGATCTCACTCACCTGCCGTTGCTCAGCCATGAAGTAGCCAATAAGTTTCCCTATCTCGATATCCAGCCGGGCATGACTCTGATTTCCTGCTCGGGGACCATCGGGCGCATGTCGTACGTGCGGACCGACATGCGGGGTATCTGGTCCTCCCAGCACGTAATGAAGGTCCAGCCGAACCCGGACCGTGTGCCGTCCGGCTACCTCAACACCTTTCTGCGCAGCCGCTTCGGCATTCCCATGATCACAAGCCAGGCGTATGGCGCGATCATCCAGCACATCGAGCCGCACCACATCACGAGCCTGCCCGTGCCGCGGTTCGCTCCGGAGGTGGAGCAGAGTATCCACGAGCTTGTGGAAGAGGCGGCGCGGCTTCGGGTGGAGTTCCAGGCCGGGCTGGAGGCGGCGACCACGGACCTGTTCACCAGGGCAGGGCTGGAGGAGCTGCTCGACCTGCGGTGGCATGAGCAGCCTCGTGATCTGGGGTTCGCGCAGCGGGGGATCACGTCGACGACTCTGCGGGCGCTCAATTATCAGCCGCGGGCAGGTCGGATCCTGCGCAAGTTGCGGGATGCGGATCATGTGCTTCTTCGTGACATCTGCGCGGGTGGGCAGCTGAGTCGGGGGCTACGATTCACGCGGGTGGATGGCGCCGTGGGGCCGCAACACAGCTACAAGTTGGTGGGTCAGCGGCAGGCATTCTGGATGCGCCCGGAAGGGCGTTGGATCAGCAAGGCGAAGACGTCCCCTGCGGTGTTGGCGCGAGATGAGACGATTCTTATTGCTTCGCAGGGAACGTTGGGCGAAAACGAGGTCTTCGCTCGCCCTGTCTTCGCTACTGGCTCCTGGCTGAGGCATGCCTTCTCGGAGCACTTCTTGCGAATCCGTCCTGGAGGCTCGGAAATCTCCGGAGCCTATCTGTTCGCCTTTTTCCGTTCTGAGGCGATTTTTAGGACCCTGCGTTCTATGTCCACAGGTGGCAAGCAGCAGGACATTCACACTGGCTTGTGCGGCGACATCGCGGTGCCAGTTCTCACCGCGACGGACCGGGAACACATTGAGCAAACGATTCGTACCGCATACCGGAAGCGCGACGAGGCCGATGTCTACGAAGACTGGGCATTGGCGCTTCTGGAGCAGGCGGTGTTGGAGCACAGCACGACCGCGTGA
- a CDS encoding DUF397 domain-containing protein has protein sequence MRATPDLSAALWRKSSYSGGEQGDACVEVADGIPVLVPVRDSKTPLAPVLAFAPDAWGPFVAALKNGTTPAV, from the coding sequence ATGCGAGCCACCCCAGATCTGAGTGCCGCCCTGTGGCGCAAGTCCAGCTACAGCGGCGGGGAACAAGGCGACGCCTGCGTGGAGGTAGCCGACGGCATCCCGGTCCTCGTCCCCGTCCGCGACAGCAAGACCCCTCTCGCTCCTGTGTTGGCCTTCGCGCCGGACGCCTGGGGCCCGTTCGTCGCCGCCCTCAAGAACGGCACGACACCTGCCGTCTGA
- a CDS encoding DUF5753 domain-containing protein, with translation MTVGARDLEPARSARELYGTELHRQRQLARMSLDRLSDVVNYSKTHLHGVETGERLPLPPISEKLDAAFGTGELFQGLWGVVKREHTPRRFDHCLELEAKAARIQEFGASIVPGLLQTEAYMRALFRECNPGAGVAEIDSLVAARLSRQEVLRGDNPPDFWWILNEAAVRQAVGGPAVMYEQLEALLPLVQTGRTTIQVVPFSAGACALMNGTLILLTLPDNSTTVYQEGAGSGEVFDDRETVTRRLREYDRMKACALPPRGSAALIEAAMENFKPCEPPQI, from the coding sequence ATGACGGTTGGCGCACGTGACCTCGAACCCGCGCGCTCGGCACGGGAGTTGTACGGAACCGAACTGCACCGGCAGCGGCAGCTGGCCCGGATGTCCCTGGACCGCCTCTCGGACGTCGTCAACTACAGCAAGACGCATCTGCACGGCGTGGAGACGGGGGAACGGCTGCCGCTGCCGCCGATCTCCGAGAAGCTGGACGCGGCGTTCGGGACCGGGGAGTTGTTCCAGGGGTTGTGGGGGGTCGTCAAGCGGGAACACACGCCCAGGCGGTTCGACCACTGCTTGGAGCTGGAGGCGAAGGCGGCGCGGATTCAGGAGTTCGGGGCCAGCATTGTTCCTGGGCTGCTTCAGACGGAGGCATATATGCGGGCACTGTTCCGCGAGTGCAACCCTGGAGCCGGCGTAGCGGAGATCGACAGCCTCGTAGCAGCTCGCCTGAGCCGCCAGGAGGTTCTACGCGGAGACAACCCACCGGATTTCTGGTGGATCCTCAACGAGGCGGCCGTCCGGCAGGCAGTCGGCGGCCCAGCTGTGATGTACGAGCAACTCGAAGCGCTCCTACCGCTGGTGCAAACCGGGCGCACAACGATTCAGGTCGTCCCATTCAGCGCCGGGGCCTGCGCCCTGATGAACGGCACGCTCATCCTGCTCACGCTCCCTGACAACTCCACGACCGTCTACCAGGAAGGCGCCGGGAGTGGGGAAGTCTTCGACGACAGGGAGACCGTCACCCGGCGACTGCGGGAGTACGATCGAATGAAGGCCTGCGCCCTGCCGCCGCGGGGGTCCGCGGCATTGATCGAAGCAGCGATGGAGAACTTCAAGCCATGCGAGCCACCCCAGATCTGA